One genomic window of Microbacterium sp. BH-3-3-3 includes the following:
- a CDS encoding Fe-S oxidoreductase yields MSPLPPPPAGWRERADRAVARGRVWDRFIPAVLLDSPVSRVGYWYGCTVGWVWGSLWSTGRIEKRQGLWVFRGLPSWAFPRGGVCVGGCFLTGDVRPTDVVLGHEAVHHRQWRRYGFLMPVLYALAGRDPLGNRFEIEAGLIEGNYVPRGS; encoded by the coding sequence ATGAGCCCCCTCCCGCCCCCTCCGGCCGGCTGGCGCGAGCGCGCGGACCGCGCCGTCGCGCGCGGTCGCGTCTGGGATCGCTTCATTCCCGCCGTGCTGCTCGACTCCCCCGTCAGCCGCGTCGGCTACTGGTACGGCTGCACGGTCGGGTGGGTGTGGGGATCGCTGTGGAGCACCGGCCGCATCGAGAAGCGGCAGGGCCTCTGGGTGTTCCGCGGCCTGCCCTCGTGGGCGTTCCCGCGCGGCGGAGTGTGCGTCGGGGGCTGCTTCCTCACCGGAGACGTGCGGCCCACCGACGTCGTCCTCGGACACGAGGCCGTGCATCACCGCCAGTGGCGTCGCTACGGCTTTCTCATGCCCGTGCTCTACGCGCTCGCGGGCCGAGATCCCCTGGGCAACCGCTTCGAGATCGAGGCGGGCCTGATCGAGGGCAACTACGTGCCGCGAGGCAGCTGA
- a CDS encoding YgcG family protein, translated as MRKPKAAHVLAILLLAVGGILGGPLAALAVPPPSLGSSYVVDQADVLTDAQEAQVQSRMITLSTQTGLDLWVVYVDGFTDPPAAEDWANETANRNQLGPHQYLLAVAIEDGAATFYLSGDVDDGALTAAQLGAIEQERVQPLLAAGDDAGAAISAADGIRAAYSEAGGNQPAPPPTPATQSGPAIGPIVVVGLLLVAIAGGLVWFGLRRRRATAGAAGGPAESIDDLSRRAGSALVATDDAVKTSEQELGFARAQFGDAAAAPFVEVLAQAKADLDAAFSIQQQLDDETPETPEQQRAGYAEILRLCAAADAALDAKTAAFDELRALEADAPAALAATTQQQTAVAAALAAAEADLARLRAQYADDALTTVADNPVQARARLDLAAEQTAAAQAALGAGRTGEAAVAIRAAQAAVAQADVLERAITTLGTDLADAQQRAGALVAEIEGDLAAAAQLTDADGRIAGAAASARSQLDAARATLAPPRPSPLRALEGLQQANATIDAVLDEARDAAERRRRAESQLDGTLAQARAQVSATEDFISARRGAVGPTARTRLAEAGAALVQAEQTRSTDPAAALSLAQRAAQLGSQAGSLAQNDVGAFGGGGGQGGGGDMMGALLGGIAINSLLGGGGRRGGFGGGGLGGLGGFGGGGRSGGSGGFGGFGGGGRSRSGGGRAGGGGGRSRSGGGRVNRR; from the coding sequence ATGCGAAAGCCGAAGGCGGCACACGTGCTGGCGATTCTGCTGCTGGCCGTGGGGGGAATCCTCGGCGGGCCTCTCGCGGCCCTCGCCGTCCCCCCTCCCTCGCTGGGCTCCAGCTACGTCGTCGACCAGGCCGACGTGCTCACCGACGCGCAAGAGGCGCAGGTGCAGTCGCGCATGATCACGCTGTCCACGCAGACGGGGCTCGACCTGTGGGTCGTGTACGTCGACGGGTTCACCGACCCACCCGCCGCCGAGGACTGGGCGAACGAGACGGCCAACCGCAACCAGCTCGGACCCCACCAGTACCTGCTCGCCGTCGCGATCGAAGACGGCGCCGCCACGTTCTACCTCTCGGGCGACGTCGACGACGGCGCATTGACCGCCGCGCAGCTCGGCGCCATCGAACAGGAACGCGTGCAGCCCCTGCTCGCCGCGGGCGACGACGCGGGGGCGGCGATCTCGGCGGCCGACGGCATCCGCGCCGCCTACTCCGAAGCGGGGGGCAACCAGCCCGCTCCCCCGCCCACTCCCGCCACGCAGAGCGGACCGGCGATCGGACCCATCGTGGTGGTGGGCCTGCTCCTCGTGGCCATCGCGGGCGGACTCGTGTGGTTCGGCCTGCGTCGTCGGCGCGCGACGGCGGGCGCCGCGGGAGGCCCCGCCGAGAGCATCGACGACCTCTCCCGGCGCGCGGGGTCGGCGTTGGTCGCCACCGACGACGCCGTCAAGACCAGCGAGCAGGAGCTCGGCTTCGCCCGCGCCCAGTTCGGCGACGCCGCCGCCGCACCGTTCGTCGAGGTGCTGGCCCAGGCCAAGGCCGACCTCGACGCGGCCTTCTCGATCCAGCAGCAGCTCGACGACGAGACCCCCGAGACCCCCGAGCAGCAGCGCGCCGGGTACGCCGAGATCCTGCGCCTGTGCGCCGCCGCCGACGCGGCACTCGATGCCAAGACCGCGGCCTTCGACGAGTTGCGGGCGCTGGAGGCCGACGCCCCCGCCGCCCTGGCCGCCACGACGCAGCAGCAGACGGCCGTCGCGGCGGCCCTGGCTGCGGCCGAGGCGGATCTCGCGCGTCTGCGTGCGCAGTATGCCGACGACGCCCTGACCACCGTCGCCGACAACCCCGTGCAGGCGCGCGCCCGACTCGACCTCGCCGCTGAGCAGACGGCCGCGGCGCAGGCGGCCCTCGGCGCCGGGCGCACGGGCGAGGCGGCGGTCGCCATCCGCGCCGCCCAAGCCGCGGTCGCCCAGGCCGACGTGCTGGAGCGCGCGATCACGACTCTCGGCACCGACCTCGCCGACGCGCAGCAGCGGGCCGGCGCACTCGTCGCCGAGATCGAGGGAGACCTCGCGGCGGCGGCGCAGCTCACCGACGCCGACGGACGCATCGCCGGAGCGGCCGCCTCGGCGCGATCGCAGCTCGACGCCGCCCGCGCGACCCTGGCTCCCCCGCGCCCCAGTCCCCTGCGCGCCCTCGAGGGGTTGCAGCAGGCCAACGCGACCATCGACGCCGTGCTCGACGAAGCCCGTGACGCCGCCGAGCGACGCCGCCGCGCCGAGAGCCAACTCGACGGCACGCTGGCCCAGGCCCGCGCCCAGGTGTCGGCGACCGAGGACTTCATCTCGGCACGGCGCGGAGCCGTGGGGCCCACCGCACGCACGCGCCTGGCCGAGGCCGGCGCCGCCCTCGTGCAGGCGGAGCAGACGCGCTCCACCGACCCGGCGGCGGCGCTGTCGCTCGCCCAGCGCGCCGCGCAGCTGGGCTCGCAGGCGGGGTCGCTCGCCCAGAACGACGTCGGCGCCTTCGGCGGCGGCGGGGGTCAGGGCGGGGGCGGCGACATGATGGGCGCTCTGCTCGGCGGGATCGCGATCAACTCTCTGCTCGGCGGCGGTGGCCGACGCGGCGGCTTCGGCGGCGGCGGCCTGGGTGGCCTCGGCGGCTTCGGCGGCGGCGGACGGAGCGGCGGCTCGGGCGGCTTCGGGGGCTTCGGCGGCGGCGGACGCTCCCGCAGCGGAGGCGGCAGGGCCGGGGGCGGCGGCGGACGCAGCCGTTCCGGCGGAGGACGTGTCAATCGACGCTGA
- a CDS encoding SIP domain-containing protein translates to MTTSTEHNDAACRASRHTRVQHLVTADETSLVELQALLATLPICSTGRVFVEVPDESWIGRIAAPARMTLSWLDRSRRGGAPGTGRGCAPGEALARAVAGWSGEMLCCDDDATRVFLLGGYLGTAEIVDDLVARHGVDAQSIHTPERFGLATAR, encoded by the coding sequence ATGACCACCTCCACCGAGCACAACGACGCCGCGTGCCGCGCGTCGCGGCACACCCGCGTGCAGCACCTGGTGACCGCCGACGAGACCTCTCTCGTCGAGCTCCAAGCTCTGCTCGCGACCTTGCCGATCTGCTCGACCGGGCGGGTGTTCGTCGAGGTGCCCGATGAGTCGTGGATCGGACGCATCGCCGCCCCCGCGCGCATGACGCTCTCGTGGCTCGATCGCTCGCGCCGTGGCGGCGCCCCCGGCACCGGCCGCGGTTGCGCTCCGGGCGAGGCCCTGGCACGGGCCGTCGCCGGCTGGTCCGGCGAGATGCTGTGCTGCGACGACGACGCCACGCGCGTGTTCCTGCTGGGCGGCTACCTGGGTACCGCCGAGATCGTCGACGACCTGGTCGCGCGTCACGGCGTCGACGCGCAGTCGATCCACACGCCCGAGCGCTTCGGTCTGGCGACCGCACGCTGA
- the trmB gene encoding tRNA (guanosine(46)-N7)-methyltransferase TrmB, which yields MDAAPVFRDKPVSFVRRSGRMSEAQDRAWAEFSPTYLLPVERGAATTSVKEGSAIDPVEVYGRRARLTVEIGSGQGHQIVSAAAADPDNDFLAVEVFTAGLARTMLDADRAGVKNLRLAEANAPEALEHLLPTGSVDELWVFFPDPWHKNKHTKRRLIAPDFVRVAALALRPGATLRLATDWQDYADQMREVLDEAPEFSRAFSGDWAERFEGRVLTAFEQKGLRVGRDIRDLTYTRVAP from the coding sequence ATGGATGCCGCGCCCGTCTTCCGCGACAAGCCCGTGTCGTTCGTCCGGCGCAGCGGACGCATGTCCGAGGCGCAGGACCGCGCCTGGGCGGAGTTCTCGCCGACCTACCTGCTCCCCGTCGAGCGGGGCGCGGCCACCACGAGCGTCAAAGAGGGATCGGCGATCGACCCGGTCGAGGTCTACGGCCGTCGCGCCCGCCTGACCGTCGAGATCGGTTCGGGCCAGGGGCACCAGATCGTGTCGGCCGCCGCCGCCGATCCCGACAACGACTTCCTCGCGGTCGAGGTGTTCACCGCCGGCCTCGCCCGCACCATGCTCGACGCCGACCGCGCGGGGGTGAAGAACCTCCGACTCGCCGAGGCCAACGCCCCCGAGGCGCTGGAGCACCTGCTGCCGACCGGCTCCGTCGACGAGCTGTGGGTGTTCTTCCCCGATCCCTGGCACAAGAACAAGCACACCAAGCGGCGACTGATCGCCCCCGATTTCGTCCGCGTCGCCGCCCTGGCGCTGCGGCCCGGGGCGACGCTGCGCCTCGCGACCGACTGGCAGGACTACGCCGACCAGATGCGCGAGGTGCTCGACGAGGCGCCCGAGTTCTCGCGGGCCTTCTCGGGCGACTGGGCGGAACGCTTCGAGGGCCGCGTGCTCACCGCGTTCGAGCAGAAGGGGCTGCGGGTGGGTCGCGACATCCGCGACCTGACGTACACGCGGGTGGCGCCGTGA
- a CDS encoding arginase family protein gives MTRFIVAPQWQGSSSSRAMQLIDGADAIAGDLPRASTTVLEAPTEAGDAQGTRIHRLTALWRMRERIEDAVRGSAEPAIVVGGDCGVALGAVAAVADDDLAVVWIDAHPDLHTPASSPSGAFTGMVLRAITGEGEDPLRLHPGIAASRLVLAGTRSLDDEEQRYVDDNAVRVVSADALADPDALADAVVATGASRVYVHVDLDVLDPAEISGVAHPVPFGARTADVVASIRRLRERMPMAGATLTEFSPSSPAAAVDDLGTILRLIGALA, from the coding sequence ATGACGCGTTTCATCGTCGCCCCGCAGTGGCAGGGCTCGTCGTCGTCGCGGGCGATGCAGCTCATCGACGGCGCCGATGCCATCGCCGGTGACCTGCCCCGCGCCTCGACGACGGTGCTCGAGGCCCCGACCGAGGCCGGAGACGCCCAGGGCACGCGCATCCACCGGCTCACCGCCCTCTGGCGCATGCGCGAGCGCATCGAAGACGCCGTACGCGGTTCCGCCGAACCGGCGATCGTGGTGGGCGGCGATTGCGGCGTCGCCCTCGGCGCGGTTGCGGCCGTGGCCGACGACGACCTCGCCGTCGTGTGGATCGACGCGCACCCCGACCTCCACACCCCCGCCTCCTCCCCCAGCGGCGCGTTCACCGGCATGGTGCTGCGCGCGATCACGGGCGAGGGCGAAGACCCTCTGCGCCTGCACCCCGGCATCGCCGCCTCGCGTCTCGTGCTGGCGGGCACCCGATCGCTCGACGACGAGGAGCAGCGCTACGTCGACGACAACGCCGTGCGCGTCGTCTCGGCCGACGCGTTGGCCGACCCCGACGCCCTGGCCGACGCGGTCGTCGCCACCGGGGCCTCGCGCGTCTACGTGCACGTCGATCTCGACGTCCTCGATCCCGCCGAGATCTCCGGCGTCGCCCACCCCGTGCCTTTCGGTGCGCGCACGGCCGACGTCGTGGCATCCATTCGTCGTCTGAGAGAACGGATGCCGATGGCGGGGGCGACCCTGACCGAGTTCTCGCCGTCGTCGCCCGCCGCCGCCGTGGACGACCTCGGAACGATCCTTCGACTGATCGGAGCCCTGGCATGA
- a CDS encoding SRPBCC family protein, producing the protein MARNVRLMRCTPDDVFRVLANGWLYPLWVVGTSRMRDVSEAWPAEGSTLHHSFGSWPALINDTTTMRVWEPPYRAVLEPHGGPIGVARVAIDVKARGDMCVVRIQEEPVTGPTTLLPDTVFDAITRWRNAETLHRLAYLAEGGAPGTQGGASALGHESTAQREPIDR; encoded by the coding sequence ATGGCCCGCAATGTGCGACTGATGCGCTGCACCCCCGACGACGTCTTCCGCGTGCTGGCGAACGGGTGGCTCTACCCCCTGTGGGTGGTGGGGACCTCGCGGATGCGCGACGTCTCCGAGGCCTGGCCGGCCGAGGGCTCCACGCTGCACCACTCCTTCGGGTCGTGGCCCGCCCTGATCAACGACACCACCACCATGCGCGTGTGGGAGCCGCCGTATCGCGCGGTGCTCGAACCGCACGGCGGTCCCATCGGTGTCGCCCGCGTGGCGATCGACGTGAAGGCGCGCGGTGACATGTGCGTCGTCCGTATTCAGGAAGAGCCGGTCACCGGGCCGACGACCCTGCTTCCCGACACGGTCTTCGACGCGATCACGCGCTGGCGCAACGCCGAGACCCTGCACCGCCTCGCCTACCTGGCGGAGGGGGGCGCCCCCGGAACACAGGGCGGAGCGTCGGCCCTCGGGCACGAATCCACCGCTCAGAGGGAGCCGATCGACCGATGA
- a CDS encoding DUF3097 domain-containing protein — protein sequence MDDRYGTDVLARGWRDAGRTPPARVAASADLVVEVVGDGFCGAVTRVDGMNVELEDRFGKRRLFPLGGGFLVDGAPVVLDAPSAAPKGRTRTASGSFAVADQRARTARASRIFVEGKHDAELVEKVWGADLRAEGVVVEFLEGVDLLEQALDAEPPTAERRYGVLVDHLVPNSKESRIADKIARGRHGAHVRIVGHPFVDVWQCVTPRALGIAAWPEVPRGIEWKVGVCRALGWPAEEQADTARAWQHILSRVTTFRDLEPALLGRVEELIDFVTVP from the coding sequence ATGGACGACCGTTACGGCACCGATGTGCTCGCCCGCGGCTGGCGCGACGCCGGACGCACCCCGCCCGCCCGCGTCGCGGCATCCGCAGACCTGGTCGTCGAAGTGGTCGGCGACGGATTCTGCGGAGCGGTGACCCGCGTCGACGGCATGAACGTCGAGCTCGAGGACCGCTTCGGCAAGCGACGCCTGTTCCCCCTCGGCGGCGGCTTCCTCGTCGACGGCGCCCCGGTGGTGCTCGACGCGCCGTCGGCGGCCCCGAAGGGACGCACGCGCACGGCCTCGGGCTCGTTCGCCGTCGCCGATCAGCGCGCCCGCACCGCCCGCGCGAGCCGCATCTTCGTCGAGGGCAAGCACGACGCCGAGCTCGTCGAGAAGGTCTGGGGCGCCGACCTGCGCGCCGAGGGCGTGGTCGTGGAGTTCCTCGAGGGCGTCGACCTGCTCGAACAGGCCCTGGATGCCGAGCCCCCCACCGCCGAGCGTCGCTACGGCGTGCTCGTCGACCACCTCGTGCCGAACTCCAAGGAGTCGCGGATCGCCGACAAGATCGCCCGAGGCCGCCACGGCGCGCACGTGCGGATCGTCGGCCACCCCTTCGTCGACGTCTGGCAGTGCGTCACGCCCCGCGCCCTCGGCATCGCCGCGTGGCCGGAGGTGCCCCGCGGCATCGAGTGGAAGGTCGGCGTCTGCCGCGCCCTCGGCTGGCCCGCCGAGGAGCAGGCCGACACGGCCCGCGCGTGGCAGCACATCCTGTCGCGCGTCACCACGTTCCGCGACCTCGAACCGGCCCTGCTCGGCCGCGTCGAGGAACTCATCGACTTCGTGACCGTCCCGTGA
- a CDS encoding ATP-binding protein, with protein MSTAHDVTRREAIAQYRLVGEPSEPDLQGLVELAATICGVPTAVINIIDDRMQHQIAAVGIQAASCAREDSMCAAVISTPGRVVVPDARLDERFARSGFVTGEIAHVRFYASSPLITPAGVAIGTLCVFDDVVGELSDASSRALDLLAHQVIDVLELRRVQRDLIESNASLEHFAVQVSHDLRNPLTALTGFIELASDSPEMAAAPRAAQSLVRAEAAAGRMTSMVTDLLDFARMGGTRPHLVEVDVADTVDAVLEDLDGALVRTGAEVTVDASARVIADDTLLRVLLQNLIANAVKFTVAAEKTPTIRVSVEVLPDGWRISVDDNGEAVEPELRERVFEPMQRGHGGEVPGIGIGLATCRRIVDAHRGSIGLDASPAGGTRAWFVLPLQDAA; from the coding sequence GTGTCCACGGCGCACGATGTGACGCGACGCGAGGCGATCGCGCAGTACCGACTTGTCGGCGAACCATCCGAGCCCGATCTTCAGGGGCTCGTCGAGCTCGCGGCGACCATCTGCGGGGTTCCCACCGCGGTGATCAACATCATCGACGATCGCATGCAGCACCAGATCGCGGCGGTCGGCATTCAGGCGGCGTCGTGCGCCCGCGAGGACTCCATGTGCGCCGCGGTCATCAGCACGCCCGGACGCGTCGTCGTGCCCGACGCGCGTCTCGACGAACGGTTCGCGCGGAGTGGTTTCGTCACGGGCGAGATCGCCCACGTGCGTTTCTACGCGTCGAGCCCCCTGATCACCCCGGCCGGTGTCGCGATCGGAACGCTGTGCGTCTTCGACGACGTGGTCGGAGAACTCTCGGATGCCAGCAGCCGCGCCCTCGATCTGCTCGCCCACCAGGTGATCGATGTGCTCGAGCTGCGTCGCGTGCAGCGCGACCTGATCGAATCGAACGCGTCGCTCGAGCACTTCGCCGTGCAGGTCAGCCACGACCTGCGCAACCCGCTGACGGCGCTGACGGGCTTCATCGAGCTCGCCTCGGACAGCCCCGAGATGGCGGCCGCGCCGCGCGCGGCGCAGTCGCTCGTCCGCGCAGAGGCCGCCGCCGGACGCATGACGTCGATGGTCACCGACCTGCTCGACTTCGCGCGCATGGGGGGCACGCGCCCCCACCTCGTCGAGGTCGACGTCGCCGACACCGTCGATGCGGTGCTCGAAGACCTCGACGGCGCTCTCGTGCGCACCGGCGCCGAGGTGACCGTCGACGCCTCGGCCCGGGTGATCGCCGACGACACTCTGCTCCGCGTGCTGCTGCAGAACCTCATCGCCAACGCGGTGAAGTTCACGGTGGCCGCCGAGAAGACGCCGACCATCCGCGTGAGCGTCGAGGTCCTGCCCGACGGCTGGCGCATCAGCGTCGACGACAACGGCGAGGCGGTCGAGCCCGAGCTGCGCGAACGCGTGTTCGAGCCCATGCAACGCGGCCACGGTGGCGAGGTTCCGGGCATCGGCATCGGTCTGGCGACGTGCCGGCGCATCGTCGACGCACATCGGGGATCGATCGGACTCGATGCCTCGCCCGCCGGAGGTACCCGGGCCTGGTTCGTGCTCCCTCTGCAAGACGCCGCCTGA
- a CDS encoding PspA/IM30 family protein: MAKQSIFGRISTLVRANINSLLDQAEDPQKMLDQLVRDYSNSIADAESAIAETIGNLRLLERDHQEDVQAAAEWGNKALAASRKGDELRATGNASEADKFDNLAKIALQRQITAESEAKSAAPTIASQTEVVDKLKDGLNGMKGKLEQLRSKRSELLARAKVAEAQNKVHDAVKSIDVLDPTSELGRFEDKIRREEALAAGKQELAASSIDAQFNALDDVGELTEVEARLAALKVGGPQRAAIDAPSPDL, from the coding sequence ATGGCCAAGCAGTCCATCTTCGGTCGCATCTCGACCCTCGTTCGCGCGAACATCAATTCGCTCCTCGATCAGGCCGAGGACCCGCAGAAGATGCTCGACCAGCTCGTGCGCGATTACTCGAACTCGATCGCCGACGCCGAGTCGGCCATCGCCGAGACCATCGGCAACCTGCGTCTGCTCGAGCGCGACCACCAAGAAGACGTGCAGGCGGCGGCCGAGTGGGGCAACAAGGCCCTCGCCGCCAGCCGCAAGGGCGACGAGCTGCGCGCCACCGGCAACGCGAGCGAGGCCGACAAGTTCGACAACCTCGCGAAGATCGCCCTGCAGCGTCAGATCACCGCCGAGAGCGAGGCGAAGTCGGCCGCGCCCACGATCGCGTCGCAGACCGAGGTCGTCGACAAGCTCAAGGACGGCCTCAACGGCATGAAGGGCAAGCTCGAGCAGCTGCGCTCCAAGCGCAGCGAGTTGCTCGCCCGTGCCAAGGTCGCCGAGGCCCAGAACAAGGTGCACGACGCGGTCAAGTCGATCGACGTGCTCGACCCCACCAGCGAGCTCGGCCGTTTCGAAGACAAGATCCGTCGCGAAGAAGCCCTCGCCGCCGGCAAGCAGGAGCTCGCGGCCTCCAGCATCGACGCCCAGTTCAACGCGCTCGACGACGTGGGCGAGCTCACCGAGGTCGAGGCACGTCTCGCCGCGCTGAAGGTCGGCGGCCCCCAGCGCGCCGCGATCGACGCGCCCAGCCCCGACCTCTGA
- a CDS encoding CPBP family intramembrane glutamic endopeptidase, with product MTAHAAVAERERSTLSLKLVPALLVCLAAPALFVVQVIWLGWLLLALAVASGILVDRRAGVAVVPGRDPEPSIARDVSLVALGQFIVSLIPLQAELDNAAFLRFTLALGGAVLVPYVISRFVYRDHAIRFPWRGGGRWTWWQWAWLGGVIVLGYLILPFYFITSGVYMNWPVVDTPEMIARLFVGVGAVGIWDELFFICTVFVLLRRHFPDLTANLLQTIVFVSFLWELGYQAWGPALTIPFALIQGFLFLKTRSLWYVVTVHLLFDAVVFGVLVHAHNPGAASIFLI from the coding sequence GTGACCGCGCACGCCGCGGTCGCCGAGCGCGAGCGCTCCACGCTCTCGCTGAAACTCGTGCCGGCGCTGCTGGTCTGCCTCGCCGCCCCGGCGCTGTTCGTCGTACAGGTCATCTGGCTCGGCTGGCTGCTGCTGGCTCTGGCCGTGGCATCCGGAATCCTCGTCGACCGGCGCGCCGGCGTCGCCGTCGTCCCCGGTCGCGACCCCGAGCCGAGCATCGCCCGCGACGTCTCGCTCGTCGCCCTCGGTCAGTTCATCGTCAGCCTCATCCCGCTGCAGGCCGAGCTCGACAACGCCGCCTTCCTGCGTTTCACGCTCGCGCTGGGCGGGGCCGTGCTCGTGCCGTACGTGATCTCGAGGTTCGTCTACCGCGACCACGCGATCCGTTTCCCGTGGCGCGGCGGCGGGCGGTGGACGTGGTGGCAGTGGGCGTGGCTGGGCGGCGTGATCGTGCTCGGCTACCTGATCCTGCCGTTCTACTTCATCACCTCCGGCGTCTACATGAACTGGCCGGTCGTCGACACCCCCGAGATGATCGCGCGCCTGTTCGTCGGCGTGGGCGCGGTGGGCATCTGGGACGAGCTGTTCTTCATCTGCACGGTGTTCGTGCTCCTGCGTCGGCATTTCCCCGACCTCACGGCCAATCTGCTGCAGACGATCGTGTTCGTGTCGTTCCTGTGGGAGCTCGGCTACCAGGCCTGGGGTCCGGCGCTGACGATCCCGTTCGCCCTCATCCAGGGCTTCCTGTTCTTGAAGACCCGGTCGCTCTGGTACGTCGTGACGGTGCACCTGCTGTTCGACGCCGTCGTCTTCGGGGTGTTGGTGCACGCCCACAACCCCGGCGCGGCATCGATCTTCCTCATCTGA
- a CDS encoding multidrug efflux SMR transporter, producing the protein MSWIVLIVSGVLEAVWATALGRSEGFTKLWPSVVFGVALVASMGGLAYAMRDIPTGTAYAVWVGIGAALTVVVAMISGAEAISVVKVLLVLGLVGCVIGLKLVGDAH; encoded by the coding sequence ATGTCGTGGATCGTCCTCATCGTGTCTGGTGTCCTCGAGGCCGTCTGGGCCACCGCCCTCGGGCGTTCCGAGGGCTTCACCAAGCTCTGGCCGAGCGTCGTCTTCGGCGTCGCGCTGGTGGCATCCATGGGCGGGCTCGCCTATGCGATGCGGGACATCCCCACCGGCACGGCGTACGCGGTGTGGGTCGGCATCGGCGCCGCACTGACGGTGGTGGTCGCCATGATCAGCGGCGCCGAGGCGATCTCGGTCGTGAAGGTGCTGCTCGTGCTGGGCCTCGTCGGGTGCGTGATCGGCCTGAAACTGGTGGGCGACGCCCACTGA
- a CDS encoding NAD(P)/FAD-dependent oxidoreductase, with amino-acid sequence MSETYDAIIVGSGPNGLAAAVTLARAGLSVAVYERSTTFGGAASTAELTLPGFRHDVGSAVHPLALESWFFREFGLDRRVPLIVPEISYAHPLDGGRAGLAYRDLSRAAEGLGVDGPAYERLMRPLVDHLRGVADFTGNALLRVPGDPLAAFFFGIRSLEQGGPWWNARFREDVAPALATGVSAHTILHQPSLAAGGAGLVLATYGHGRGWPIPVGGSQSIADAMIADIRAHGGVFHAGVEVTALEELPPSRAVLLDTTPRALIRLAGDRMPAGYRRALQRFRYGGGVAKVDFALSDPVPWTHPDIGGAGTVHIGGTRAEIAAAENAVARGDLPDAPYVLAAQPTLFDPTRAPEGKHVLWAYTHVPAGSPADREEAVVRQIERFAPGFRDTVLASSSRTAVDIAAWNPNFPGGDISAGAPTLPQLLGRPVYSPEPWRTPMKGVYLCSSSTSPGPGVHGLAGWQAALSALRHEFGTRLRPDLAPRADQVFTSAP; translated from the coding sequence ATGAGCGAGACCTACGACGCGATCATCGTCGGATCCGGACCCAACGGCTTGGCCGCGGCGGTCACCCTGGCGCGCGCGGGGTTGTCGGTCGCGGTGTACGAGCGTTCGACGACCTTCGGGGGCGCCGCCTCGACGGCCGAACTGACCCTGCCCGGTTTCCGGCACGACGTGGGCTCGGCGGTTCATCCCCTCGCCCTCGAATCGTGGTTCTTCCGCGAGTTCGGTCTCGATCGGCGCGTGCCGCTCATCGTTCCCGAGATCTCGTACGCGCACCCCCTCGACGGCGGACGCGCCGGACTCGCCTACCGCGATCTCTCCCGCGCGGCCGAGGGCCTGGGCGTCGACGGTCCCGCCTATGAACGCCTCATGCGTCCCCTCGTCGATCACCTGCGCGGGGTCGCCGACTTCACCGGCAACGCCCTCCTGCGTGTGCCGGGCGATCCCCTCGCGGCCTTCTTCTTCGGCATCCGCTCTCTTGAGCAGGGCGGGCCCTGGTGGAACGCGCGGTTCCGCGAAGACGTCGCGCCGGCGCTGGCCACCGGTGTCTCCGCGCACACGATCCTGCACCAGCCGAGCCTCGCGGCCGGCGGTGCCGGTCTCGTGCTCGCCACCTACGGGCACGGCCGCGGATGGCCGATCCCCGTCGGCGGCAGCCAATCGATCGCCGACGCGATGATCGCCGACATCCGCGCGCACGGGGGCGTGTTCCACGCGGGCGTCGAGGTCACCGCCCTCGAGGAGTTGCCGCCGTCGCGGGCGGTGCTGCTCGACACGACGCCGCGGGCATTGATCCGCCTGGCCGGTGACCGGATGCCGGCGGGGTACCGCCGCGCCCTGCAGCGGTTCCGCTACGGCGGGGGTGTCGCCAAGGTCGACTTCGCGCTGAGCGACCCCGTGCCGTGGACCCACCCCGACATCGGCGGCGCCGGAACGGTGCACATCGGCGGGACGCGAGCCGAGATCGCCGCGGCCGAGAACGCCGTCGCGCGCGGCGATCTGCCCGACGCGCCCTACGTGCTCGCCGCGCAGCCGACGCTCTTCGACCCCACCCGTGCGCCCGAGGGCAAGCACGTGCTCTGGGCGTACACGCACGTGCCGGCGGGGAGCCCCGCCGACCGCGAGGAGGCGGTGGTGCGTCAGATCGAGCGCTTCGCGCCCGGCTTCCGCGACACGGTTCTGGCCTCGTCGTCGCGCACGGCCGTCGACATCGCCGCGTGGAATCCGAACTTCCCCGGCGGCGACATCTCGGCGGGCGCGCCGACGCTCCCTCAGCTGCTGGGGCGGCCGGTGTACAGCCCCGAACCCTGGCGCACCCCGATGAAGGGCGTGTACCTGTGCTCCTCGTCGACGAGTCCGGGGCCGGGGGTGCACGGCCTCGCCGGGTGGCAGGCGGCCCTCAGCGCCCTGCGGCACGAGTTCGGCACGCGCCTGCGGCCCGACCTCGCCCCGCGCGCCGACCAGGTCTTCACCTCGGCGCCCTGA